Proteins co-encoded in one Quercus robur chromosome 8, dhQueRobu3.1, whole genome shotgun sequence genomic window:
- the LOC126697768 gene encoding uncharacterized protein At5g39865-like — MWAPWLSTPRRIRTKSNPPTFSCSSFKDIQSLCEEEPNPQPESPKSPSIFHRVRVPTSLLRTRSHRNAYPPPSKPSITVPGADQRIILYFTSLRVVRKTFEDCRAVRSILRGFQVPIDERDLSMDCQFMDELQGILGCNKLTMPVVFIAGRYIGGAEEIRQLHESGELKKLIERLPVVDRSVCDMCGGLRFLLCDLCDGSHKVYMEKMGFKSCSVCNVNGLIRCPFCSSAPHRRTKSMIK, encoded by the coding sequence ATGTGGGCACCATGGTTGAGCACACCAAGAAGGATCCGCACCAAATCAAATCCTCCAACCTTCTCTTGCTCATCCTTCAAAGACATCCAAAGCCTCTGCGAAGAAGAACCCAATCCCCAACCCGAATCCCCTAAATCACCCTCCATTTTCCACCGGGTCCGGGTCCCCACCTCGCTGCTCCGCACCCGGTCCCACCGCAATGCATACCCACCGCCATCAAAACCGTCCATCACTGTCCCCGGCGCGGATCAACGCATCATACTCTATTTCACGAGCCTCCGCGTCGTGCGCAAGACTTTCGAGGACTGCAGAGCCGTCAGATCAATCCTCCGAGGTTTCCAGGTCCCAATCGACGAACGAGATTTATCCATGGACTGTCAGTTTATGGACGAGCTGCAAGGGATCCTAGGTTGTAATAAGCTGACAATGCCTGTAGTTTTCATTGCCGGGAGATACATTGGTGGGGCCGAGGAGATTAGGCAGCTCCATGAGAGTGGAGAATTGAAGAAATTGATCGAACGGTTGCCAGTGGTGGATCGGAGCGTCTGTGATATGTGTGGAGGGCttagatttcttttgtgtgATCTGTGTGATGGGAGCCACAAGGTCTATATGGAGAAGATGGGTTTCAAAAGCTGCTCGGTTTGCAACGTGAACGGTCTGATCAGATGTCCCTTTTGTTCTTCGGCGCCTCACCGACGAACCAAATCCATGATCAAATAG